One Armatimonadota bacterium DNA window includes the following coding sequences:
- the pyk gene encoding pyruvate kinase: MALRRAKIVCTLGPAVASREAIFALVESGMNVARINCAHGDWEARRQWIEWIRQASDKVRRPIGVLADLSGPKIRLGRLPEPMELETGQTVQIRPGEVGGDGRLPLPVPVVFSTAKIGDKIILDDGSVEMKISAVAEALIEAKVVQGGTAKSHRGVTLVGRNLPLPSLTEKDEQDLEAAIEAGVDWLALSFVRSAADVYALRTKMRQLGADIPIIAKIEQKEAVANLEKIIDASDAIMVARGDLGLHLDLEEVPIVQKRIIRACNKTAKPVITATQMLESMIEASRPTRAEVTDVANAILDGTDAVMLSGETAIGKRPAETVKWMAKIAERAEKSLDFIRGLSEMAGLASVTEAVAHAACALSHTVHAAAILSATTTGGTARWVSKFRPKPPIVAITNRPETARRLALVWGVQPLVVPSVANTDEMTAVAIEAALRAKLVKPGDKVTITAGVPVNEAGKTNLIQVQPVE; the protein is encoded by the coding sequence ATGGCGCTGCGCAGAGCCAAGATTGTCTGCACGCTCGGCCCGGCGGTGGCATCGCGAGAGGCCATCTTTGCGCTGGTCGAGTCGGGCATGAATGTCGCTCGCATCAACTGCGCCCACGGCGATTGGGAGGCTCGGCGCCAATGGATCGAGTGGATCCGCCAAGCCTCCGACAAGGTTCGGCGACCGATCGGAGTTTTGGCCGACCTGTCGGGCCCCAAGATTCGCCTGGGCCGACTGCCCGAACCGATGGAATTGGAGACCGGGCAGACCGTCCAGATCCGACCGGGCGAGGTGGGCGGCGATGGTCGGCTGCCATTGCCCGTGCCAGTTGTCTTTTCCACTGCCAAGATCGGCGACAAGATCATTCTGGACGACGGCAGCGTGGAGATGAAGATTTCCGCCGTTGCCGAGGCTCTGATCGAGGCGAAAGTGGTGCAGGGGGGAACCGCTAAGTCGCATCGGGGCGTTACGCTGGTCGGTCGAAACCTGCCGTTGCCCAGCCTGACGGAGAAGGACGAGCAGGATCTAGAGGCGGCGATCGAGGCTGGGGTCGATTGGCTTGCGCTTTCGTTCGTTCGGTCGGCTGCAGACGTCTATGCTTTGCGCACGAAGATGCGGCAGCTGGGCGCCGACATCCCCATCATCGCCAAGATCGAGCAGAAGGAAGCAGTTGCCAATCTGGAAAAGATCATCGACGCCAGCGATGCGATCATGGTAGCGCGGGGAGACTTGGGCCTGCACCTTGATCTGGAGGAAGTGCCGATCGTGCAGAAACGCATCATCCGCGCTTGCAACAAGACGGCCAAGCCGGTCATCACCGCGACGCAAATGTTGGAGAGCATGATCGAAGCGTCGCGACCAACCCGTGCCGAGGTAACCGACGTGGCCAACGCTATTTTGGACGGTACGGACGCGGTGATGCTGTCGGGCGAAACGGCTATCGGCAAGCGCCCGGCTGAGACGGTGAAATGGATGGCCAAAATCGCCGAAAGGGCCGAGAAGTCGTTAGACTTTATCCGCGGATTGTCCGAAATGGCCGGTTTAGCCAGCGTTACGGAGGCCGTGGCGCACGCGGCCTGCGCGCTTTCTCACACGGTGCACGCGGCGGCCATATTGAGCGCGACGACGACCGGCGGCACGGCACGATGGGTCAGCAAGTTTCGCCCCAAACCGCCCATTGTGGCGATCACGAACCGGCCGGAGACGGCGCGGCGGCTGGCGCTGGTTTGGGGGGTACAGCCTTTGGTGGTGCCTAGCGTGGCGAACACGGACGAGATGACCGCCGTGGCAATCGAGGCGGCGCTGCGAGCCAAGCTGGTGAAGCCCGGCGACAAGGTTACGATCACGGCAGGCGTACCGGTCAACGAGGCTGGCAAGACCAATCTGATCCAAGTCCAACCGGTCGAATAA